GAGAGCGATCCGTGGGAAGGCGCATCGGCCAAGTACCCGATCGGTGGCAAGTTCACCGGCCGCGTCACGAACATCACCGAATATGGTGCGTTCGTCGAGCTGGAAGCCGGCATCGAGGGCCTCGTCCACGTCTCCGAGATGAGCTGGACCAAGAAGAACGTCCACCCGGGCAAGATCGTCTCGACCTCGCAGGAAGTCGAAGTCGTCATCCTCGAAGTCGACGAGGACAAGCGCCGCATCTCGCTCGGCCTCAAGCAGGCCCAGCAGAATCCGTGGGAGGCCTTCACCGAGAAGCACCCGATCGGTTCGACCGTCGAGGGCGAAGTCAAGAACGCCACCGAGTTCGGCCTGTTCATCGGCCTGGACGGCGACGTCGACGGCATGGTCCACATGTCGGACATCGCCTGGGGCGTGACCGGCGAGGAAGCGCTCGCGCTTCACCACAAGGGCGAGACCGTGCAGGCGGTCGTGCTCGACGTGGACGCCGAGAAGGAGCGCATCTCGCTCGGCATCAAGCAGCTCGAGCGTGGCGGCGTTGCCGGCGGCACGAGCGCGGCCGGTGGTGCCTCGGCTGGCGGCGTGAGCAGCGGCTCGGGCGTCAACAAGGGCCAGACCGTCACCGTCACCGTGCTGGCGGTCAATGACGCCGGCCTCGACGTCCAGATCGGCGACGATGGCGCCCATGGCTTCATCCGCCGTGGCGACCTTGGCCGCGATCGCGACGAGCAGCGTGCCGAGCGTTTCCAGGTCGGCCAGAAGTTCGACGCGATGGTGACCGGTTTCGACCGCTCCAAGAAGCCGACCTTCTCGATCAAGGCGCTTCAGCTCGCCGAAGAGAAGCAGGCCGTGGCGCAGTATGGCTCGTCCGACTCGGGCGCGTCGCTGGGCGACATCCTGGGCGAGGCCCTCAAGGCCCGCCAGTCGGACCAGTAAGACACCGACAGCGGGTGGCTTCGGGCATCCCGACGATGGCCCCTTCCGCATCCGCGGAAGGGGCCATTTTCATTTCGGCCCAAAGGCCTCGTTTTCGTTTCTGTTGCGCAACGTATTCGATGAGTCGCGCGTGACATTGATCCAGTTTTATGGGATTGAATGTGCGGGGGAAGTTTCCAGGACCAGCGACGGGGCTTAACACGATGATCCGATCCGAACTGGTGCAGCGGGTGGCCGATGCCAACCCCGAGTTGCCGCTGAAGGACGTGGAGCACCTCGTCTCCGTCATCTTCGAGGCAATCAGCGCCCATCTGGTGGCGGGAGGCCGCGTCGAGCTGCGCGGCTTCGGCGCCTTCTCCACCCGGGCCCGCGATGCCCGCACCGGCCGCAACCCGCGCACCGGCGAGCCGGTCGATGTCTCGGCCAAGCGCGTGCCCTATTTCAAGCCTGGCAAAGAAATGCGCGAACGCCTCAACGTGGCATGACGACGCGCCAAAGGGCGCCGGGGCCTGACAGAGGGGCTTGACCCCCCTGCCCGCTTCGCCCTTTGTGGCAATCAGTGTGGGCGTGGCGGAACCGGTAGACGCGGGCGACTTAAAATCGCCTTCCCATGGAGTGCGGGTTCGAGTCCCGCCGCCCGCACCAGCCGCATCGGCCAGTCTCGGCCCGGTCGCCCGATCTTTCTCCCACGTGGATCGCCCTGGCCGGCCTCGGCCATATTGCGCTGCGCGGCCGGCCGTGTTTCAGTCCGCGCCACGGCCGCAGAGCCGATCCTTGGGGAAGGAGAGCATCATTCAGGAGAGCTTTGCATGATCGATCGCGTCGCCCACGCCATTCACGCCGCCGTGCCACGCCTTGCGATCAGCGGCGCGGTGCTGGCATGGGACGATCTGAGCGACGAGGCCCGCGCCGAATATCGCATCGCAGCCAGCCGCGCGATCGCGGCGATGCGCATCCCCACCGATGCGATGCTCGATGCCGGCGATCGCCGCGATCTGCCGCACGATGCCGCCAATATCTGGGAACGGATGGTCTTCACCGCGATGTCGGACATGCGCTGAGCCGGACAGCCGGACAGCCGGCCCCACCGCGATCGATGCTCGGCTCAGCGCCGCAGCGTCTTGAGCAGGGTTTCCAATTCGGCGATGTCCTGCGTGGTGAGGCCGTCATTCTCGGCCAGATGCGCGAGCAGCGGCGCAGCGCGGCCACCGAACAGCCGATCGACCAGCCTGCGCGATTCCCGCGCGACATAGGCGTTGCGGGTCACCATGGCGCGATAGAGATAGCGGCGGCCATCCTCCTCATGGGCCAGCACCCCCTTGGCCAGCAGCCGGGCCAGCATCGTCTTCACGGTGCGGTCGCTCCAGTCCCGCACGGGATGAATCCGCTCGGCAACCTCCAGGGCGGTGAGCGGCACCGCGCTGGCCCACAGCACGTCCATCACCGACAGCTCGGCCTCACCGATCCGTTCCGCCAAAACCCACTCCCCTGACTACGATAGTAGTCATAGGTAGGCTTCCGCGCGGTGGTCAAGCACGCAACGGCGGAAAACCGCGGGCTTCACGCCTGGAGCAGGCGCTCCACAAGCTCGGGTTGCAGCTTGCCGGCGAACTCGCAGCCCGCCGCGGTGCCGTCATACCAGACCACCCGGGCCATGAACGGGCCATGCCCGCCGACCTTCAGCCACACCACGCTCTCGGCCGCCAGCGGCTCGTCCACGACGATGCGGAAGCCCGACCGCGACAGATCGGTGACGACCCCCGATACGCTGTTCGAGCCGGCCGGCTCGATCTCGCCATCACGATGCGCGAAGTGGCGGGATTCGCGGCGCGGATCGTCCCGGCGCACCTCAATGACTGCCTGCATCACGTTCACCTTTCATCGGAACGACTGCCGGAGATAAGCAATGCCTGTAAAGCAATGGTAAATGCCATGTTGAGGCTGACGGCCGCCGATCCGGCGCCTAACATGGCCCGCCCATGATCCGCGCATCGCTCCTCGTCTCTGCCCTTCTCGCGCTGCTCGGCGGTTGCCGTCGACAGGAGGATGCCGGCCCGATCGCGGTCAGCGTCGTCGGGCCGGCGCTCGGCTCGGGCGCGGCGACGCCGGTTCGCGGCCAACTCACCGCCCCGGCCGCCGCGCTGATCGGCGCCACCGGGCAGGGGCTGCTGCGCTTCGACGCCGCGGGGCAGGTCGTCCCCGGCACCGCCGCCCGCTGGATCGTCAGCGACGAGGGGCGCAGCCTGATCTTCCGGCTGCCCGACGTGCGGACGCCCGGCACCACCGCGATCGACGCCGCCCAGATCGCCCGCCGCATCCATGCCGCGATGGCGGATGGCAGCGACAATCCGCTCAAGCCCCTGCTCGGTGCGATCAGCGAGGTCGATGCGGTGACCCCGCAGGTGATCGATATCGAGCTCAAGGCGCCGCGCCCGAACATGCTGCAACTGTTCGCGCAGCCGGCGCTGGCGATGGGCGGCGGCGGGCGCGGGCCGCTGGCGATCGTCTCCGCCCGCAACGGCGTGGTGCTACTGCGGCCGCTGCCCGATCCCCAGGCCGATCCCGACAATCCGCCACCGCGCCCGCCCAGGGTGCTGCTGCGCGGAGAGGCTGCCGGGCGGGCGGTGGCACGGTTCGTCGCCGGGGACACAGACCTGCTGCTCGGCGGGCGCTTCGAGGATCTGCCGGTGGCACATATCGCCGCCCTGCCGCGCGGCGTGCTGCACGTCGATCCGGTGAAGGGCCTGTTCGGCCTCGCCTTCGTCGCCGCCGATCATGGCTTCA
This genomic window from Sphingomonas abietis contains:
- a CDS encoding integration host factor subunit beta; this translates as MIRSELVQRVADANPELPLKDVEHLVSVIFEAISAHLVAGGRVELRGFGAFSTRARDARTGRNPRTGEPVDVSAKRVPYFKPGKEMRERLNVA
- the rpsA gene encoding 30S ribosomal protein S1, with product MATTANPTRDDFAALLDQTLGNADGFEGRVVKGTVTGIENDLVVIDVGLKSEGRVPLREFAPAPGQKADLKVGDEVEVYVDRVENMHGEAMLSRDRARREAAWDKLEGEFANTARVEGVIFGRVKGGFTVDLNGAVAFLPGSQVDIRPVRDVTPLMDIPQPFQILKMDRRRGNIVVSRRAVLEETRAEQRTGLIQSLAEGQVIDGIVKNITDYGAFVDLGGIDGLLHVTDMSYKRVNHPSEVINIGDTVKVQIIRINRDTQRISLGMKQLESDPWEGASAKYPIGGKFTGRVTNITEYGAFVELEAGIEGLVHVSEMSWTKKNVHPGKIVSTSQEVEVVILEVDEDKRRISLGLKQAQQNPWEAFTEKHPIGSTVEGEVKNATEFGLFIGLDGDVDGMVHMSDIAWGVTGEEALALHHKGETVQAVVLDVDAEKERISLGIKQLERGGVAGGTSAAGGASAGGVSSGSGVNKGQTVTVTVLAVNDAGLDVQIGDDGAHGFIRRGDLGRDRDEQRAERFQVGQKFDAMVTGFDRSKKPTFSIKALQLAEEKQAVAQYGSSDSGASLGDILGEALKARQSDQ
- a CDS encoding BlaI/MecI/CopY family transcriptional regulator yields the protein MAERIGEAELSVMDVLWASAVPLTALEVAERIHPVRDWSDRTVKTMLARLLAKGVLAHEEDGRRYLYRAMVTRNAYVARESRRLVDRLFGGRAAPLLAHLAENDGLTTQDIAELETLLKTLRR
- a CDS encoding ABC transporter substrate-binding protein, with translation MIRASLLVSALLALLGGCRRQEDAGPIAVSVVGPALGSGAATPVRGQLTAPAAALIGATGQGLLRFDAAGQVVPGTAARWIVSDEGRSLIFRLPDVRTPGTTAIDAAQIARRIHAAMADGSDNPLKPLLGAISEVDAVTPQVIDIELKAPRPNMLQLFAQPALAMGGGGRGPLAIVSARNGVVLLRPLPDPQADPDNPPPRPPRVLLRGEAAGRAVARFVAGDTDLLLGGRFEDLPVAHIAALPRGVLHVDPVKGLFGLAFVAADHGFTTEAGNRRALAMAIDRDRIGRLLDIPGWAPATATITTPTPEIDRPAAPAWTGIALPDRQTQARTILRHWQAAHGALPTLRIAMPAGPGARLLFAAIASDWQAIGLSAVAVGQEDPADLRLIDDVAPAEVASFYLRAFACDRGVPCTAVTDRLLIEARNANSLAERAVLLAQADALITDNAPFIALGNPVRWSLVSPALDLYRDSPRAIHPLNELRSPLKR
- a CDS encoding PilZ domain-containing protein, giving the protein MQAVIEVRRDDPRRESRHFAHRDGEIEPAGSNSVSGVVTDLSRSGFRIVVDEPLAAESVVWLKVGGHGPFMARVVWYDGTAAGCEFAGKLQPELVERLLQA